In the genome of Streptomyces globosus, one region contains:
- a CDS encoding BlaI/MecI/CopY family transcriptional regulator, with protein MPRPLGELEDAVMTRVWQWNRPVTVREVLEDLQQERSIAYTTVMTVMDNLHQKGWVRREAEGRAYRYTAVSTRAAYSAALMNEAWSTSDSPAAALVAFFGMMSAEQREALRDAIRIVQHDDEAAAEPAPQAPAAAEPPPQEPPAAEGSAGQAAAPGR; from the coding sequence GTGCCCCGGCCCTTGGGAGAACTCGAAGACGCCGTCATGACGCGGGTGTGGCAGTGGAACCGCCCCGTCACGGTGAGGGAAGTCCTGGAGGACCTCCAGCAGGAGCGGTCCATCGCCTACACCACGGTCATGACCGTGATGGACAACCTCCACCAGAAGGGCTGGGTCCGCCGCGAGGCCGAGGGCCGCGCCTACCGCTACACGGCCGTCTCCACCCGGGCCGCCTACTCCGCCGCCCTGATGAACGAGGCCTGGTCGACCAGCGACAGCCCGGCCGCCGCCCTGGTCGCCTTCTTCGGCATGATGTCCGCCGAGCAGCGCGAGGCCCTCCGCGACGCCATCCGCATCGTCCAGCACGACGACGAGGCGGCCGCCGAACCGGCCCCGCAGGCCCCGGCCGCCGCCGAGCCGCCCCCGCAGGAGCCGCCGGCCGCGGAGGGCTCCGCCGGGCAGGCCGCGGCACCGGGGCGATAG
- a CDS encoding ATP-dependent Clp protease ATP-binding subunit — protein MFERFTDRARRVVVLAQEEARMLNHNYIGTEHILLGLIHEGEGVAAKALESLGISLEAVRQQVEEIIGQGQQAPSGHIPFTPRAKKVLELSLREALQLGHNYIGTEHILLGLIREGEGVAAQVLVKLGADLNRVRQQVIQLLSGYSGGGKESATAGGPAEGTPSTSLVLDQFGRNLTQAARESKLDPVIGREKEIERVMQVLSRRTKNNPVLIGEPGVGKTAVVEGLAQAIVKGEVPETLKDKHLYTLDLGALVAGSRYRGDFEERLKKVLKEIRTRGDIILFIDELHTLVGAGAAEGAIDAASILKPMLARGELQTIGATTLDEYRKHLEKDAALERRFQPIQVAEPSLPHTIEILKGLRDRYEAHHRVSITDEALVQAATLADRYISDRFLPDKAIDLIDEAGSRMRIRRMTAPPDLREFDEKIAGVRRDKESAIDSQDFEKAASLRDKEKQLLAAKAKREKEWKAGDMDVVAEVDGELIAEVLATATGIPVFKLTEEESSRLLRMEDELHKRVIGQKDAIKALSQAIRRTRAGLKDPKRPGGSFIFAGPSGVGKTELSKTLAEFLFGDEDALISLDMSEFSEKHTVSRLFGSPPGYVGYEEGGQLTEKVRRKPFSVVLFDEVEKAHPDIFNSLLQILEDGRLTDSQGRVVDFKNTVIIMTTNLGTRDISKGFNLGFAATGDVKTGYERMKAKVNEELKQHFRPEFLNRVDDTVVFHQLSQDDIIQIVDLMIAKVDERLKDRDMGIELSGDAKLLLAKRGYDPILGARPLRRTIQREIEDILSEKILFGELRPGHIVVVGKEGEGEDAKFTFRGEEKSALPDLPPIEATGSGPDLSKGA, from the coding sequence ATGTTCGAGAGGTTCACCGACCGCGCGCGGCGGGTTGTCGTCCTGGCTCAGGAAGAAGCCCGGATGCTCAACCACAACTACATCGGCACCGAGCACATCCTCCTGGGCTTGATCCACGAGGGTGAGGGTGTCGCCGCTAAGGCCCTGGAGAGCCTCGGGATTTCGCTCGAGGCTGTTCGCCAGCAGGTTGAGGAGATCATCGGCCAGGGCCAGCAGGCCCCGTCCGGGCACATCCCCTTCACCCCGCGGGCGAAGAAGGTCCTGGAGCTTTCGCTCCGAGAGGCCCTCCAGCTCGGCCACAACTACATCGGCACCGAGCACATCCTGCTCGGCCTGATCCGCGAGGGCGAGGGCGTCGCCGCCCAGGTCCTGGTGAAGCTGGGCGCCGATCTCAACCGGGTCCGTCAGCAGGTCATCCAGCTGCTCTCGGGCTACTCCGGCGGAGGCAAGGAGTCGGCCACCGCAGGCGGCCCGGCCGAGGGCACCCCCTCGACCTCGCTCGTCCTGGACCAGTTCGGCCGCAACCTCACCCAGGCGGCCCGCGAATCCAAGCTCGACCCGGTCATCGGGCGCGAGAAGGAGATCGAGCGGGTCATGCAGGTGCTGTCCCGCCGCACCAAGAACAACCCGGTCCTCATCGGCGAGCCCGGCGTCGGCAAGACCGCCGTCGTCGAGGGCCTGGCGCAGGCCATCGTCAAGGGCGAGGTGCCCGAGACCCTCAAGGACAAGCACCTCTACACCCTGGACCTGGGCGCCCTGGTCGCGGGCTCCCGCTACCGCGGCGACTTCGAGGAGCGCCTGAAGAAGGTCCTCAAGGAGATCCGCACCCGCGGCGACATCATCCTGTTCATCGACGAGCTCCACACGCTCGTCGGTGCGGGCGCCGCCGAGGGCGCGATCGACGCCGCCAGCATCCTCAAGCCCATGCTGGCCCGCGGTGAGCTCCAGACCATCGGCGCCACCACGCTGGACGAGTACCGCAAGCACCTGGAGAAGGACGCGGCCCTGGAGCGCCGCTTCCAGCCGATCCAGGTGGCGGAGCCCTCGCTCCCGCACACCATCGAGATCCTCAAGGGCCTGCGCGACCGCTACGAGGCCCACCACCGCGTCTCCATCACGGACGAGGCCCTCGTGCAGGCGGCCACCCTGGCCGACCGCTACATCTCCGACCGCTTCCTGCCGGACAAGGCGATCGACCTGATCGACGAGGCCGGCTCCCGGATGCGCATCCGCCGGATGACCGCACCGCCGGACCTCCGCGAGTTCGACGAGAAGATCGCGGGTGTCCGCCGGGACAAGGAGTCGGCGATCGACTCGCAGGACTTCGAGAAGGCGGCCTCCCTCCGCGACAAGGAGAAGCAGCTCCTCGCCGCGAAGGCCAAGCGCGAGAAGGAGTGGAAGGCCGGCGACATGGACGTCGTCGCCGAGGTCGACGGCGAGCTCATCGCCGAGGTCCTCGCGACCGCGACCGGCATTCCCGTCTTCAAGCTGACCGAGGAGGAGTCCTCGCGCCTGCTGCGCATGGAGGACGAGCTCCACAAGCGCGTCATCGGGCAGAAGGACGCCATCAAGGCGCTCTCCCAGGCGATCCGCCGCACCCGTGCGGGTCTGAAGGACCCGAAGCGCCCCGGCGGCTCGTTCATCTTCGCCGGCCCGTCCGGTGTCGGTAAGACCGAGCTGTCGAAGACGCTCGCCGAATTCCTCTTCGGCGACGAGGACGCGCTGATCTCCCTCGACATGTCGGAGTTCAGCGAGAAGCACACGGTTTCCCGCCTCTTCGGTTCGCCCCCCGGCTACGTGGGCTACGAAGAGGGCGGCCAGCTCACCGAGAAGGTGCGCCGCAAGCCGTTCTCCGTCGTCCTCTTCGACGAGGTCGAGAAGGCCCACCCGGATATCTTCAATTCCCTTCTCCAGATCCTGGAGGACGGTCGCCTGACCGACTCCCAGGGCCGGGTCGTGGACTTCAAGAACACGGTCATCATCATGACCACCAACCTGGGCACCCGGGACATCTCGAAGGGCTTCAACCTGGGCTTCGCCGCCACGGGCGACGTCAAGACCGGCTACGAGCGCATGAAGGCCAAGGTCAACGAGGAGCTGAAGCAGCACTTCCGCCCCGAGTTCCTGAACCGTGTCGACGACACGGTGGTCTTCCACCAGCTGTCGCAGGACGACATCATCCAGATCGTCGACCTGATGATCGCCAAGGTGGACGAGCGCCTGAAGGACCGCGACATGGGCATCGAGCTGAGCGGCGACGCGAAGCTCCTGCTCGCCAAGCGCGGCTACGACCCGATCCTGGGCGCCCGCCCGCTGCGCCGGACCATCCAGCGCGAGATCGAGGACATCCTGTCGGAGAAGATCCTCTTCGGCGAGCTGCGCCCGGGCCACATCGTGGTCGTCGGCAAGGAGGGTGAGGGCGAGGACGCCAAGTTCACCTTCCGCGGCGAGGAGAAGTCGGCCCTGCCGGACCTCCCCCCGATCGAGGCGACGGGCTCCGGCCCGGACCTGAGCAAGGGCGCGTGA
- a CDS encoding amino-acid N-acetyltransferase, giving the protein MADISAAPAETVTIRRARTRDVRALRRLLDQYVHQRILLDKAPVVLYEDIQEFWVAERDSDGVVVGCGALHVMWEDLAEVRTLAVDRDVKGGGVGHLLLVQLLETARALGVSRVFCLTFEVDFFAKHGFVEIGETPVETDVYMELLRSYDEGVAEFLGLERVKPNTLGNSRMLLRL; this is encoded by the coding sequence ATGGCCGACATTTCCGCTGCCCCCGCAGAAACGGTGACGATCCGCCGTGCCCGCACCCGCGATGTCCGCGCACTGCGCAGACTGCTGGACCAGTACGTGCACCAGCGGATCCTCCTCGACAAAGCCCCCGTCGTCCTTTACGAGGACATCCAGGAGTTCTGGGTGGCCGAACGGGACTCCGACGGCGTGGTCGTCGGCTGCGGCGCTCTCCACGTCATGTGGGAGGACCTCGCCGAAGTCCGCACTCTCGCCGTCGACCGCGACGTGAAGGGGGGCGGTGTCGGCCACCTCCTGCTCGTGCAGTTGTTGGAGACCGCCCGCGCCCTCGGCGTCAGCCGGGTTTTCTGCCTCACCTTCGAAGTGGACTTCTTCGCGAAGCACGGCTTCGTCGAGATCGGGGAGACCCCGGTCGAGACCGATGTCTACATGGAGCTCCTCCGTTCCTATGACGAGGGCGTCGCCGAGTTCCTCGGTCTCGAACGGGTGAAGCCGAACACGTTGGGCAACAGCCGCATGCTTCTGCGTCTCTGA
- a CDS encoding threonine aldolase family protein: MTDDIERANRLVAAARTARRTLWRGAGEATVGELLADLAAPDPDEPADLYGDGVVARLEERVAQLLGMEAAAFFPSGTMAQQVALRCWAGRTGSPVVALHPMSHPEVWEGGALSLVSGLRTVHPTREPRQPTAEEVAGLAEPFGTLVLELPLRDAGFLLPSWEELEELVGAARERDAVVHFDGARLWESTVRFGRPLPEIAGLADSVYVSFYKSLGGLSGAALAGPAALVEEARVWRHRYGGQVFRQFPQALSALAGLERELPRLPLYVAHARTVAKALREGFAAAGTPWFRIHPEEPHTHQFQVWLPYAADLLTEAGIRLAEETGTMLFRSWSPGPVPGLSVTEAEVGAPGLEWSAEDVVRAVESFATRLEPATTHRIRPK, from the coding sequence ATGACGGATGACATCGAGCGGGCGAACCGGCTGGTGGCGGCCGCCCGCACCGCGCGGCGCACGCTGTGGCGCGGCGCGGGCGAGGCCACGGTCGGCGAGCTGCTCGCCGACCTGGCCGCCCCGGACCCCGACGAGCCGGCGGACCTGTACGGCGACGGGGTCGTCGCCCGCCTGGAGGAGCGCGTGGCGCAGCTGCTCGGCATGGAGGCCGCCGCCTTCTTCCCCTCCGGGACCATGGCCCAGCAGGTCGCCCTGCGCTGCTGGGCCGGCCGCACCGGCAGCCCGGTCGTGGCCCTGCACCCGATGAGCCACCCCGAGGTGTGGGAGGGCGGCGCCCTGTCGCTGGTCTCGGGGCTGCGCACGGTCCACCCGACGCGGGAGCCGCGCCAGCCGACCGCCGAGGAGGTCGCCGGGCTCGCGGAGCCGTTCGGGACGCTGGTGCTGGAGCTGCCGCTGCGCGACGCCGGCTTCCTGCTGCCGTCCTGGGAGGAGCTCGAAGAGCTCGTCGGCGCGGCCCGGGAGCGGGACGCGGTCGTCCACTTCGACGGGGCCCGGCTGTGGGAGTCCACCGTCCGCTTCGGCCGCCCGCTGCCCGAGATCGCCGGACTCGCCGACTCCGTCTACGTCTCCTTCTACAAGTCGCTGGGCGGCCTCAGCGGGGCCGCCCTCGCCGGGCCGGCCGCGCTGGTGGAGGAGGCCCGGGTGTGGCGCCACCGCTACGGCGGCCAGGTCTTCCGCCAGTTCCCGCAGGCCCTGTCGGCGCTGGCCGGACTGGAGCGGGAGCTGCCCCGGCTGCCGTTGTACGTCGCCCACGCGCGGACCGTCGCCAAGGCCCTGCGGGAGGGCTTCGCCGCCGCCGGGACGCCCTGGTTCCGGATCCATCCGGAGGAGCCGCACACCCACCAGTTCCAGGTGTGGCTGCCGTACGCGGCGGACCTCCTGACCGAGGCGGGGATCCGGCTCGCGGAGGAGACCGGCACGATGCTGTTCCGCAGCTGGTCGCCGGGGCCCGTGCCCGGTCTGTCCGTGACGGAGGCGGAGGTGGGCGCGCCCGGCCTGGAGTGGAGCGCCGAGGACGTCGTCCGCGCCGTGGAATCCTTCGCCACCCGCCTGGAACCGGCCACGACGCACCGAATTCGGCCGAAGTAG
- a CDS encoding histone-like nucleoid-structuring protein Lsr2 codes for MAQKVQVLLVDDLDGGEADETVTFALDGKTYEIDLTTANAEKLRGLLEPYTKSGRRTGGRAAAGRAKGRAASGSGHPDTAEIRAWAKAQGMNVNDRGRVPAEIREAYENAKG; via the coding sequence GTGGCACAGAAGGTTCAGGTCCTTCTTGTCGACGACCTCGACGGTGGCGAGGCGGACGAGACCGTGACGTTCGCTCTGGATGGCAAGACCTACGAGATCGACCTCACCACCGCCAACGCGGAAAAGCTCCGTGGTCTGCTCGAGCCGTACACCAAGAGCGGGCGCCGCACCGGCGGCCGTGCCGCAGCCGGCCGCGCCAAGGGCCGCGCCGCCTCCGGCTCCGGACACCCGGACACCGCCGAGATCCGCGCGTGGGCCAAGGCCCAGGGGATGAACGTCAACGACCGCGGGCGCGTCCCGGCCGAGATCCGCGAGGCCTACGAGAACGCCAAGGGCTGA
- a CDS encoding M23 family metallopeptidase — translation MSAKRVTTPRTRLAIGATAIGAALALGAGTGSAFADEAPTSLTATAELVAAQASAQASAAAQASAKAGAWQKPLSTYTLSATYGKGGNLWSRKHSGQDFAVPVGTPVKSVSAGVVVKAGPNGGGDGPAYGNAVVVKHAGGTYSQYAHLSKIQVKVGQKVAKGKQIALSGNTGNSTGPHLHFEIRTTPNYGSSVNPVAFLRAAGVTL, via the coding sequence ATGTCCGCGAAGCGCGTCACCACCCCCCGTACCCGTCTCGCCATCGGCGCAACCGCCATCGGTGCGGCCCTGGCCCTGGGTGCCGGGACCGGCTCCGCGTTCGCCGACGAGGCCCCCACCAGCCTGACCGCCACCGCCGAGCTGGTCGCCGCGCAGGCGTCCGCCCAGGCCTCCGCCGCCGCCCAGGCCTCCGCCAAGGCCGGCGCCTGGCAGAAGCCGCTCTCCACCTACACGCTCAGCGCCACGTACGGCAAGGGCGGCAACCTGTGGTCGCGCAAGCACTCCGGCCAGGACTTCGCCGTCCCGGTGGGCACCCCGGTCAAGTCCGTCTCCGCCGGCGTCGTCGTCAAGGCCGGCCCCAACGGCGGCGGCGACGGCCCTGCCTACGGCAACGCCGTCGTGGTCAAGCACGCGGGCGGCACCTACTCGCAGTACGCGCACCTGTCCAAGATCCAGGTGAAGGTCGGCCAGAAGGTCGCGAAGGGCAAGCAGATCGCCCTCTCCGGCAACACCGGCAACTCGACCGGCCCGCACCTCCACTTCGAGATCCGGACCACCCCGAACTACGGCTCCTCCGTCAACCCGGTCGCCTTCCTGCGCGCCGCCGGCGTCACCCTCTGA
- a CDS encoding Rossmann-like and DUF2520 domain-containing protein: protein MNAPHPTEPPDPSARPARLSVGVVGAGRVGPALACALRLAGHRPVAVSGVSDASRRRAERMLPGVPLVPPARVLELADLVLLTVPDDALPGLVQGLSETGAVRPGQLLVHTSGRYGASVLDPARRAGALPLALHPAMTFTGTEVDVQRLAGCSFGVTAPEELRLAAQALVIEMGGEPEWIAEEARPLYHAGLALGANHLVTLVAQAMELLRKAGVEHPDRMLGPLLGAALDNALRSGDAALTGPVARGDAGTVAAHVSELRKHAPGTVSGYLAMARTTADRALAHGLLKPELAEDLLGVLADSADAAGGAEGSDGR from the coding sequence GTGAACGCACCCCATCCGACGGAACCCCCGGATCCGTCCGCCCGGCCCGCCCGGCTGTCCGTCGGCGTCGTCGGGGCCGGCCGGGTCGGCCCCGCGCTGGCCTGCGCCCTCCGGCTGGCCGGCCACCGGCCCGTCGCCGTCTCCGGCGTCTCCGACGCCTCCCGCCGCCGCGCGGAGCGGATGCTGCCCGGCGTGCCGCTCGTCCCGCCCGCGCGGGTGCTGGAGCTGGCCGACCTGGTGCTGCTGACCGTCCCCGACGACGCCCTGCCCGGGCTGGTGCAGGGCCTCTCCGAGACCGGCGCCGTCCGGCCCGGGCAGCTCCTCGTGCACACCTCGGGCCGGTACGGGGCCTCCGTCCTGGACCCGGCCCGCCGTGCGGGCGCGCTCCCGCTGGCGCTGCACCCGGCGATGACCTTCACCGGCACCGAGGTCGACGTGCAGCGGCTCGCCGGCTGCTCCTTCGGCGTCACCGCCCCCGAGGAGCTGCGGCTCGCCGCGCAGGCGCTGGTCATCGAGATGGGCGGCGAGCCGGAGTGGATCGCGGAGGAGGCCCGCCCGCTGTACCACGCGGGCCTGGCCCTCGGCGCCAACCACCTCGTCACGCTGGTCGCGCAGGCCATGGAGCTGCTGCGCAAGGCCGGCGTGGAGCACCCGGACCGGATGCTCGGCCCGCTGCTGGGCGCCGCCCTGGACAACGCCCTGCGCTCGGGCGACGCCGCGCTGACCGGGCCGGTGGCCCGGGGTGACGCCGGCACGGTCGCCGCGCACGTGTCGGAGCTGCGCAAGCACGCTCCGGGCACGGTCTCCGGATACCTGGCGATGGCCCGTACGACGGCCGACCGCGCGCTGGCGCACGGACTGCTCAAGCCCGAACTCGCCGAGGACCTCCTGGGGGTCCTCGCAGACAGCGCCGACGCCGCGGGCGGCGCCGAAGGGAGCGACGGCCGGTGA
- a CDS encoding SCO3374 family protein, whose amino-acid sequence MAFTVPPPRSAPDAGFDSWYEDVLGWPVVGGPPGALPTGIRFDALELPSDAGAELLRRTVPTGPVALEGGRMRFLLAAGSADELGGLLDWLEWGGVALDLTALGGGGAFTAPVPPGRWPRGSLRGAAVWLRPPGPGCEALLPALPGPGRGGGAAERPDLVRLVAAAATECHRARLRRRTPLSGQPLAFS is encoded by the coding sequence ATGGCCTTCACCGTTCCGCCGCCCCGCTCCGCCCCGGACGCCGGATTCGACTCCTGGTACGAGGACGTCCTCGGCTGGCCCGTGGTGGGCGGCCCGCCCGGCGCACTGCCCACCGGGATCCGGTTCGACGCCCTGGAGCTGCCGTCCGATGCGGGGGCGGAGCTGCTGCGGCGGACCGTGCCGACGGGTCCCGTCGCCCTGGAGGGCGGCCGGATGCGCTTCCTGCTGGCCGCGGGGAGCGCAGACGAGCTGGGCGGGCTGCTGGACTGGCTGGAGTGGGGCGGGGTCGCCCTGGACCTCACCGCCCTGGGTGGGGGCGGTGCCTTCACCGCCCCGGTCCCACCGGGGCGGTGGCCGCGGGGAAGCCTCCGGGGGGCCGCCGTGTGGCTGCGGCCCCCCGGACCGGGGTGCGAGGCCCTGCTGCCCGCCCTGCCCGGTCCCGGGCGGGGCGGCGGGGCCGCGGAGCGGCCCGATCTCGTGCGCCTGGTAGCCGCGGCGGCGACGGAGTGCCACCGGGCGCGGCTGCGGCGGCGCACGCCGCTGAGCGGTCAGCCCTTGGCGTTCTCGTAG
- a CDS encoding DUF397 domain-containing protein: protein MTAHPAWQKSSYCGDGDACVYVSAAPGHLVRVADLSDPAHLVLATTQAAWADFLRAVKEHG from the coding sequence ATGACCGCTCACCCCGCCTGGCAGAAGTCCTCGTACTGCGGCGACGGAGATGCCTGCGTCTACGTGTCCGCCGCCCCCGGCCACCTCGTGCGCGTCGCCGACCTGAGCGACCCGGCGCACCTCGTCCTGGCCACCACGCAGGCCGCGTGGGCCGACTTCCTGCGGGCCGTCAAGGAGCACGGCTGA
- a CDS encoding LamG domain-containing protein produces the protein MTDGKHPPNTPQPEPAPGNSGYGFPPVPPAPGGGYGFPPGQPAAGGGFGPPPGGAAPQGGYGFPQAGAPNPYRQDGPGAPAGAGAPGAPGAPGGPFQQNPTMPPAQWPPAGLPVHEAPAPAPFYPQQSGQPDWEALADRTASERRKKRTWGIVGGATVLALLAGGGAFWLLGGDGGEQPQADGRPAASEPGSPSPSGSKSKKPVDNSPTVKDDPTQIRDRAGKAPLKMGPDAGVFPIDKRFEIRTRGGENSYAESEKQIVDTSKSFTVSARVWVRSTKGRQIAVSQGNEKSSSFALGLDQVKGKPAWVFRVQTGDQGADATTVVVSGKSSKMEKTFAELTATYDAERKQIALYVNGKKAGEAAVPGIHDAKGPLQLARVRHEDKWTAAWNGAMDSIQTYDKALSAAQVDTLKPGKANASVEPTGAWLLY, from the coding sequence ATGACCGACGGCAAGCATCCCCCGAACACCCCGCAGCCCGAGCCCGCTCCGGGGAACAGCGGCTACGGGTTCCCGCCGGTCCCGCCGGCACCCGGCGGCGGCTACGGCTTCCCGCCCGGACAGCCCGCGGCGGGCGGCGGCTTCGGCCCTCCGCCGGGCGGGGCCGCCCCGCAGGGCGGCTACGGCTTCCCGCAGGCGGGCGCCCCGAACCCGTACCGGCAGGACGGCCCCGGCGCACCGGCCGGAGCGGGAGCGCCCGGAGCGCCGGGAGCGCCCGGCGGGCCGTTCCAGCAGAATCCGACCATGCCGCCCGCGCAGTGGCCGCCGGCCGGGCTGCCCGTCCACGAGGCCCCGGCACCGGCGCCGTTCTACCCGCAGCAGTCCGGGCAGCCCGACTGGGAGGCGCTGGCCGACCGCACGGCGTCCGAGCGGCGCAAGAAGAGGACGTGGGGGATCGTCGGCGGCGCGACCGTGCTGGCGCTGCTCGCCGGCGGCGGCGCGTTCTGGCTGCTCGGCGGGGACGGCGGGGAGCAGCCGCAGGCGGACGGCCGGCCGGCGGCCTCCGAGCCGGGCTCGCCCTCGCCGAGCGGCTCCAAGAGCAAGAAGCCCGTGGACAACAGCCCCACCGTCAAGGACGACCCGACGCAGATCCGGGACCGCGCCGGCAAGGCGCCGCTGAAGATGGGCCCCGACGCGGGCGTCTTCCCGATCGACAAGCGCTTCGAGATCCGCACCAGGGGCGGTGAGAACTCCTACGCGGAGTCCGAGAAGCAGATCGTCGACACGTCCAAGAGCTTCACCGTCTCGGCCCGCGTCTGGGTCCGCTCCACCAAGGGCCGGCAGATCGCCGTCAGCCAGGGCAACGAGAAGTCGTCGTCGTTCGCGCTGGGCCTGGACCAGGTGAAGGGGAAGCCGGCCTGGGTGTTCCGCGTCCAGACCGGGGACCAGGGCGCGGACGCCACGACCGTCGTCGTCAGCGGCAAGAGCTCGAAGATGGAGAAGACCTTCGCCGAGCTGACCGCGACGTACGACGCGGAGCGCAAGCAGATCGCCCTGTACGTGAACGGGAAGAAGGCCGGCGAGGCGGCGGTTCCCGGCATCCACGACGCGAAGGGGCCGCTCCAGCTGGCGCGGGTCCGGCACGAGGACAAGTGGACGGCCGCGTGGAACGGGGCCATGGACAGCATCCAGACCTATGACAAGGCGCTGTCCGCGGCGCAGGTCGACACGCTGAAGCCGGGCAAGGCGAATGCGTCGGTCGAGCCGACCGGGGCCTGGCTGCTCTACTGA
- the cseC gene encoding two-component system sensor histidine kinase CseC, which yields MRRFTFRTGIRWKIASAIAAVAALVVVALSLVVHSGARTSMLDSAREVQLDRVQFIARNVEAGRKPPMGAKLNDPDLPAELREKAKSGRRGTYIQESRRGLPEVWAAVPLGNGQVLSLHTTFKDSAKLVRDLDRALVVGSLTAVVAGAAFGVLIGGQISRRLRKAAAAAQRVAHGDPDVRVRDAVGGVVRDETDDLARAVDAMADALQQRLEAERRVTADIAHELRTPVTGLLTAAELLPPGRPTELVLDRARAMRALVEDVLEVARLDSASERAELQDLALGEFVGRRVAAQMPEATVRIVADEIVSTDPRRLERILGNLLANAARYGRPPVQVDVEGRVVRVRDHGPGFPEALLREGPSRFRTGSTDRAGGGHGLGLTIAEGQARVLGARLTFRNVAAPGGSDQEGSAAGAVAVLWLPEHAPTATGSFPIVRLPE from the coding sequence ATGAGACGCTTCACCTTCCGCACGGGCATCCGCTGGAAGATCGCCTCGGCCATCGCCGCCGTCGCCGCGCTCGTCGTCGTCGCCCTGAGCCTCGTCGTGCACAGCGGCGCCCGGACCTCGATGCTCGACAGCGCCCGAGAGGTGCAGCTCGACCGCGTCCAGTTCATCGCCCGCAACGTCGAGGCCGGCCGCAAGCCGCCGATGGGCGCCAAGCTCAACGACCCCGACCTGCCCGCGGAGTTGCGGGAGAAGGCCAAGTCGGGTCGGCGCGGCACCTACATCCAGGAGTCCCGCAGGGGCCTGCCCGAGGTGTGGGCGGCGGTGCCGCTCGGCAACGGCCAGGTCCTCTCCCTGCACACCACCTTCAAGGACAGCGCCAAGCTGGTGCGCGACCTCGACCGGGCGCTGGTCGTCGGCTCGCTGACCGCCGTCGTCGCCGGCGCGGCCTTCGGCGTGCTCATCGGCGGGCAGATCTCCCGTCGGCTGCGGAAGGCCGCCGCCGCCGCGCAGCGCGTCGCCCACGGCGACCCCGACGTGCGGGTCCGGGACGCCGTCGGCGGCGTCGTCCGCGACGAGACCGACGACCTGGCGCGCGCGGTCGACGCCATGGCGGACGCCCTCCAGCAGCGGCTGGAGGCCGAGCGGCGGGTGACCGCGGACATCGCGCACGAGCTGCGGACCCCGGTGACGGGCCTGCTGACGGCGGCGGAGCTGCTGCCGCCGGGCCGGCCGACCGAGCTGGTCCTGGACCGGGCGCGGGCCATGCGGGCGCTCGTCGAGGACGTCCTGGAGGTGGCCCGGCTGGACAGCGCGTCCGAGCGGGCGGAGCTCCAGGACCTGGCGCTGGGCGAGTTCGTGGGGCGCCGGGTGGCGGCGCAGATGCCGGAGGCGACCGTCCGGATCGTCGCGGACGAGATCGTCAGCACCGACCCGCGGCGCCTGGAGCGGATCCTCGGCAACCTGCTGGCGAACGCGGCCCGTTACGGGCGCCCGCCGGTCCAGGTCGACGTCGAGGGCCGGGTGGTCCGGGTCCGCGACCACGGCCCCGGCTTCCCCGAGGCGCTGCTGCGGGAGGGCCCGAGCCGGTTCCGCACGGGGTCGACGGACCGGGCCGGCGGGGGCCACGGGCTGGGGCTGACCATCGCGGAGGGGCAGGCGCGTGTGCTGGGCGCACGGCTGACGTTCCGGAACGTGGCCGCCCCGGGCGGCTCGGACCAGGAGGGGTCCGCCGCGGGTGCGGTGGCCGTCCTGTGGCTGCCGGAGCACGCGCCGACGGCGACGGGCAGCTTCCCGATCGTCCGGCTGCCGGAGTGA